The DNA sequence atgtaggtatggctcgcacggTCTCCCGGGCATCCGTCAACCCTGCAGCGTACGACCAGTATGCTTGGGTCGTCTCTGATGTAAGGGATTCACCCAATCAAATgggcgaggaggagctcaccgagttccgacaagccgGGTATTTGTGCGGCGGGACCGACGAGGAGGCCAATTACGACGTTTTCGTCCCGACTCCTCACGAGCGATTGTACGAAATCAACTTCCAACCCCGCCAGGTcgccgactggatttggttctacaaaTCCATGTTCACTCAAGTCGGAGTTCGCATTCCTTTCTCAGCTTTTCAAATGGCGCTCTTAAACCGAATTTCCGTGTCaccgtcgcagttgcatccgaacagttgggcttcgattcgctgtttcgagatggtctgtgaatatctcgaactgccggtgtccgtggatgtcttcctcttcttctttaccctcacaaacccttccaaggagggaaaacttaaaaaagggttcatgtccttccgtGCTGCCCAGGGTCGGAAGATCTTCGGTTTGTTTGAAGATTCCTACCATGGGTTTAAGGACAAGTATTTTAAGGTCCGCCCTGTTAAAGGTCGTCACCCCTTTTGGTTGTCTTTGGAGGGGGTACGGCTCATCCCGACTTATTGGAGCTTCGGGGCAGGGTCCAATAGTTTTATTAAGGTAAGTTATAAAAGCATGTCGGCAGTAGATAAGCAGATCGCCGAGGTGCTAAACGCAGTTTTTGGGAAGAACCCGGTAAACCCCCACCTCCTTATGGGTGACCGGGAGTCCGGCcgtaattatatttgtgagaTGCTTTTCACTTTTCCCTTTAtcttttttcccttttgttggTATTATGTGACGATTAACCGACCTCCTTTGTTTTCCTGCAGTGGATATGTCTGCGTCGGTGACTGGTCTTCCCGACCTGTTTCAGACCTTCCTTGGCGGTGGTGATGATGAAGAGGATAATGACCAAACTGCTGAGACGTCCGCAGCTCCCCCAGAGGACAAAACTTCTTCCGGGCAGGAGGCCGTTGTTGGGGGGACCGGGACCTCGGCTCAAGCCGCCCAGGTCGAGGCCGGGAAAACGGTTCATGACTCTCCCCCTCGCGAAGTGGTAGGCCAAGGGGGTTCGACGTCTGCCCCTGACGATGACGTGGAGGTGGTCGTCCCCACCCCTAAAAGGAAGAGGACGGCGTCTTCTAGTCCCGAGGGGGTCCTCACCGTCATGGAGAGGAATTTTGATGCAAGTGACTTTATAGATACCCAGCTGATCCCTGGCACCGAGGACTACTTCCACGAGTCTTCCCTTGCCGGTCAagcgaggtggatgtaccgaACACTTCTGCGGGGTGCCGTGATAGCCCGGAAGGCTGAGTTTGAGCTGTCCGGGATGGAGTCCCTCCGCAGGAGGTTGGAAGCTAGTGGGAAGGCCAATAATGAATTAAAAAGTGAAGTGGAAACTCTCCGGGAGCAGCTGACTCAATCTTCGGAAAAGCTGGATGCCGCCGAAAAGAAAGCCACCGCTGCCGAGCAGAAAGCCACTGCCGCCGAACAGAAGGCCACAACCGCTGAGAAAAAGTAGAAAGAATCGGACGCGACGGTTGAGCGGTTGGTCGAGCGTGAGATGGCATTGGAGAAACAGGTCGGTGAGGCGCAGAAGCGTGCGGCCGAGGTCGAGAAGGAGAAGCAGGCCGTAGAGGCCGAACTGGCAACGTGGAAGGCCAAGTACAAAGACGTCGTCAAACAGGGTAAAGGCGCGATTTTGGGTACCGAGGAAGCCTTGAAGGCTCAAATTAAGATTGTTGCCCCCGAGTTCGACACGTCGGCGATCGGTGTTTTCAAGATTATTAAGGATGGCCAAGTTGTCGATGCTCCCAAGAAATGAACTCTTTGTTTCGTTGTTTCTTGTTTAGCCGTTTTGTTTTGGCTTGTAAACACTTGATTTTAGCCGTTTTGGCCTATGAACAATTTAGTTTTAGCCGTTTTAATTTTGGCTCGTGAACAATGACTTTTAAGTCGCTTGCTCGTGTTGTCGCGATAAAGTTTTTCTTACTTGTCCGATTGCGTTATCGTTTCTAGTAACCGTTTTTGGTTTATAGTTGTTTATACCGGCGGCCCGTGGGCTCTCTTGTAGTTGTTTGTTACAATGGTAGTTGACGActtcccggggtgatcagtcccgggttAGGAGTTGTCGTTGGTCATGACAAGACGATTTATCTGAAAACGGAGATAAAAGAGTGGAGAATTTGCATAAGTATGTCTTATTCAGCAGTCGTATAAAGGACACGTAAATCGCTATGAGAACATCAAGAGATAAATGAGCAAAACGACTACTTAGCTAGCCTGGTCGGTGCGCCGGCCCTTCCtctaggagtagaatcttctTAGGTTGTCCGCATTCCAAGTTCTCGGGACTTCCTTGCCGTCGAGTCTTTCTAGTTTGAATGCTCCTTTTCCCATCACTTTCTTGATTCTATATGGGCCTTCCCAGTTGGCCGCCAGCTTGCCTTCTCCTGGGGTCGGCAGGCCGATATCATTTCGCCTCAGGACGAGGTCGTTTGGCCCGAATTCCCtcttgagcactttggtgttgtagcgGAGCGCTACTCTTTGTTTTAGCGCCGTTTCTGTCAAGTGGGCCATTTCTCGGGCTTCCTCTATCAGGTCCTTTTCTACGGCTTCCTCCACCCCCTTCAAAAGAAGTCGTGGGCTTGGCTCTCCGATTTCTACGGGTATTACCGCGTCCACCCCGTACGTTAACCGGAAAGGAGTTTCCTTGGTGGAGGACTGCTCGGTGGTTCGGTAAGACCAGAGGACCGACGCTagctcgtcggcccaagcacccttcttactgtccaacctctttttcaaCCCTGAGAGGATAACCTTGTTGGCGGACTCTACTTGTCCGTTCGTCTGAGGGTGTTCTACTGAAGAGAACCTTTGCCTTATACCCAGGCCGTTGAGAAACTCCGTGAATTTTTTGTCGGTAAACTGCGTGCCATTGTCCGAGATGACAACTTCTGGTATCCCGAATCTtgttatcacctgcctccacatgaatttcctgcaattggccgaggatatgctagccagtggttcggcttctatccatttggtaTAGTAATCAATCGCCACTATGAGATATTTGACTTGCCCAGGGCCGACTGGGAAGGGCCCTAAGAGGTCGACTCCCCACTGAGAGAACGGCCGGGAGGTCGTTAGCAGGCTTAACTCGGAGGCCGGCGCCTtggcaaagttggcgttctgtTGGCACTTTATGCATTTTTTGACAAATTCTTTGGAGTCTGCCATCATCGACGGCCAGTAGTACCCGGCTCGTATTAACTTCCTTGCTAGGGCTTTGCCTCCGATGTGGTGTCCACAGCAGCCCTCATGGACTTCCTTGAGGACATAGTCCGTCTGGTCGGGGTGGAGGCACTTCAGGAGGGGTTGGCTAAGCCCTTTTCTGAACAGCTGTCCTTGGATGACGGCGTACTTTGCCGCTTCTCTTCTAAGTTTTGCCGCATCTTTTTCATCACCAGGGACTTGGCCGTGTTCTAGGAAGTTGGTGATGGGATCTAGCCATGAAGAGCTTAGGGTTGTTATGTGTAGTGCAATTGCTGGTTCCCTTGTcatgccttggatgagagaccggTTCCCCTCCCCTGGTTTCGTGCTGGCCAATTTTGATAGGAGGtctgcccgtgtgttcctttctctgggtacatgctggaccgtgacctcttcgaacttttggctcaagcttttaACCTTTTCCAAGTACTTTTGCAACAGGGGGTCCTTGGCTTGGTAGCTGCCGTTTACTTGGGAGGTGACGACTTGAGAATCGCTGCACACTTCCAGTCTTCTTGCGCCGACTTCCGCCGCTAGGGTCAAGCCTCCtatgagggcttcgtattctgcttggttgtttgagaCGGGAAACTCGAATCTAACCGACTGTTCGTATACAACCCCAATTGGGCTTTCCAGGATGATCCCGGCACCTCCGAaggtctggttggaggctccgtccacatggagcttccaccgtgtaccCATGTCTTCGCCTGGATCTCCCGTCACTTCAACCAAGAAATCCGCCATGGCCTGTgccttgatggcttgccgggactcgtaccgtatgtcatattgagaaagttcgatggaccaagtcatcattcttcccgctAGGTCGGGTTTTTGGAGGACTTGCCGAATCCCCTGGTCTGTTTTGACGATCACTTGGTGACTTTGGAAGTATTGTTTTAACCTTCTCGAGGAGGTTAGGAGCGCCAAAgctagcttttccaacttgCTGTATCTTAATTCTGCTCCTTGTAGGGCCCTGCTTATGAAGTAAACTGGTTGTTGGGCTTTCCCGTCCTCCCGTATCAGTACTGCGGCCAGGGCTTCGCTTGTTATAGCGAGGTATAGGTATAGCGGTTCCCCGTCCCTTGGTTTCCCGAGAACGGGGGGTGCCGccaggatttccttgaagtgttgaaaggcttcttcgcacgcgggtgtccactcaaaagccatccctttcttcatgaggttgaAAAATGGCAGGGCCTTTGTCGCCGAGGCCCCGAGAAACCGGGAAAGTGATGCCAATCGCCCTGCCAATCTCTGGACGTCCTTGATACAGCCCGGGCTCTTCATCTGAAGTATTGCctggcatttctccgggttAGCTTCCacccctctctgagttatcataAATCCCAGGAACTTGCCGGCTTCCATGGCAAAGGCGCACTTGAGGGGGTTCAGCCTCATACCGTGTTGACGGAGGGACGCGAATACACTTGCCAGGTCGTTTAGGAGGTCGTCAGGTCGTGTTGTTTTTGCCAGGATATCGTTCACGTAGACTTCAACCGTTTTTCCTATGAGGTCGTGGAATAtcctgttcatcagcctttgatatgtcGCCCCCGCATTTTTCAAGCCGAATGGCATTACCTTATAGCAAAAAGTTCCTcctggcgttatgaacgccgttttgtcttcgtctggtcggtgcatcggtatctgattgtaaccggagtaggcgtccatgaaactcAGATATCGGTACCCCGCCGCGGCGTCGACGAGTGCATCTATGTTGGGGAGGGGGAAGcaatctttggggcatgctttgttaaggtcagagtagtccacgcacattctccatctGCCATTGTGTTTTTTCACCAATACCACGTTTGAGAGCCACGTCGAGTAGTCCACTTCTCGTATGaagcctgcttctaggaggccgGCCGTTTGCTTGGCTACCTCCTCTGCTTTCGGCTTGACGGCTAGGTGGTGTGAGATGATTTGTggatctatgcccggcatgtcggctggtGTCCATGCGAACAAGTCCCTGTTGGCTCTTATCATTCCGATCAAGGGCTCCTTCAGTTCATGTGGGAGGTTCTTGTTAACGAAAGTGAACTTTTCCCCGTCGCCACCGATGCTAAATTTTTCCAGGTCCCCTTCTGGTTCCGGCCTCGGCTTGTCCTCGACTCTGGCATCAAGGTCGGCTAGGAATACGCCAgatgcttctttggacttttTTCTGAGggagaggctggcgttgtcacaaGCGACTGCCGTCTCGAGGTCTCCTCTTATGGTCCCTATGGATCCATCATCGGTGACAAACTTCATAACCAGCAGCTTGGTATTGATTATGGCTTCAAAATCATTGATTGtttttcttcccaagatgatgttgtaggctGTGGAGTCTCGGAGGATTACGAACTCGGCCATCGCCGATCTCCGGCCTTGCACCTGTCCCACCGAGATTGGTAAGGAAATGACTCCGTCtggtttgatgaagtggtcgcctaATCCGATAACCCCGTGCTGGTGTGTCGTCAGGTCGGCATCCTTCAGCCCCAGTGCGTCGAACACGTTGCAgaacatgatgtttgaatcagctcctgtgtcgacaaggatccgtttgacgaggccggttcccactctggccgtTATGACCATGGGAGGGTTTTCCGGGGCGTCGCTGAAC is a window from the Arachis stenosperma cultivar V10309 chromosome 3, arast.V10309.gnm1.PFL2, whole genome shotgun sequence genome containing:
- the LOC130968876 gene encoding uncharacterized protein LOC130968876 translates to MADFLVEVTGDPGEDMGTRWKLHVDGASNQTFGGAGIILESPIGVVYEQSVRFEFPVSNNQAEYEALIGGLTLAAEVGARRLEVCSDSQVVTSQVNGSYQAKDPLLQKYLEKVITRFGIPEVVISDNGTQFTDKKFTEFLNGLGIRQRFSSVEHPQTNGQVESANKVILSGLKKRLDSKKGAWADELASVLWSYRTTEQSSTKETPFRLTYGVDAVIPVEIGEPSPRLLLKGVEEAVEKDLIEEAREMAHLTETALKQRVALRYNTKVLKREFGPNDLVLRRNDIGLPTPGEGKLAANWEGPYRIKKVMGKGAFKLERLDGKEVPRTWNADNLRRFYS